In Phyllopteryx taeniolatus isolate TA_2022b chromosome 8, UOR_Ptae_1.2, whole genome shotgun sequence, one genomic interval encodes:
- the gemin7 gene encoding gem-associated protein 7: MATPVPVLRLPRGPDPHSRGFDPKSPRFIALCSPSIISSSSPRACPDPEELKREQHVRAQLRERFLRCLLATRDKKVRFRMHADVSVDATFGGCDIDVLNLQVSDLHTPIGVQKEALIRCQDVISYTFDL, translated from the coding sequence ATGGCAACACCGGTTCCCGTGCTTCGCCTGCCGAGGGGACCTGACCCCCACAGCCGTGGCTTCGACCCCAAATCCCCTCGTTTCATCGCTCTGTGCAGCCCGTCCATCATTTCTTCCTCGTCGCCACGCGCATGCCCAGACCCGGAGGAACTGAAGCGGGAGCAGCACGTGCGTGCGCAGTTGCGGGAGCGCTTCCTCAGGTGTCTGCTTGCCACGCGGGACAAGAAGGTGCGCTTCCGCATGCACGCCGACGTGAGCGTGGACGCCACGTTCGGAGGCTGCGACATCGACGTGCTCAACCTGCAGGTGTCCGACCTGCACACTCCCATCGGCGTGCAGAAGGAGGCCCTCATCAGATGCCAGGACGTCATTTCATACACGTTTGATTTGTGA